Below is a window of Sulfolobales archaeon DNA.
GCCCTTCCCACTAGCTAGGGTTATTAGGAGCCTCGGAGATATAGTGGTGGTGGAGCATGCCCAGAAAGATATACCCTATAGTTCTCCTCATGGGCTTCTTCCTAATTGGAGCCCCGATCCTCATCTGGGCTTTAATAGCTCTAGGCATTGATAGGGGGTATATATCTGATTTTATAAGCTTCTGCGCCTCTTTCCTAGGGATCAACAGGTCTGGAAGCGCTACACTAGCATCAGAGCTATTGCTCACAATAGCATATATAGGCGGCATAGCCACGGCTGTGCTATATATATACGAGAAGATCTTTGGGGAAGAGTGAAAAAATATAAATAGATATACATATATATACATATAGATACACAGGTTTTTAAGAATAGACAACAATATTTCTGGGTGGGTTCTTGAAAAGAGCCACTATAGCGATTCTCATAGTGGTTATCATAGCAGCGGTAGCAGGGGGCACGATCCTCTGGAGCTATCTACAAACACCATCAATAGAGATCCACGAACCCGGATTCGTGATGACACCAAAGGCAATAGCTGTTTACATGATGATCCATAACCACGGATTTGGATCCGACTGCCTATTAGGGGCAGATGTAGAAGCACCATTCAAGGCAAGGGGAGAGATACACCAAACAGTAGTAGAGGGAGGAGTAGCCTCTATGAAGCCCGTTGACAAGATATGCATAGCAGGAAGATCAGAGGTTAGCCTAGAGCCAGGTGGATACCACATAATGATCATGGGGAACTTCACAGAAGATATAAAGGAGCTAACAATAGTACTACACTTCCAGAAAAGCGGAGATATAAGGGTGAGGGTACCTATATCATCACAGCAGGAGACACATACACATTAGAATAACCATAGAATTTCCAGAAATATAACAATTGTAATCCCTCCTCAAACAATACATGTTCCCCCTTGTTACACTATGCGTGGTTAACAGCTGATTCTCTGTATAAACCTTAGTATTTTTATATAGACTTTCTAGATCCTGGGAGCTTGAAAAGAAATCCTTGAACAGCTTATTAATAGTCCTCATCTATAAACTATTAATATTCTAGATAAAGAGGCTATATATCGAATATTATATGTTTATATGTATTTATATAGCTATGTATTCAGAAATACCTCTCTATATATTTGCATCCCTATCCATATAAAATCCTCTATAAAATTACATACTGTGAATCGAGGGGGATAACCTAAAAGATTAGGTTTCCGGCCGATAGGGCTTATAGCTAACCATATATGGGGATGCATATGGGAAGGCTATATGTGTTCGCTATTCTCCTAATATCTATCCTCCTGGTATCTTCAGCCTCAATAGCATTTTCCCTAACACAGCAACCACAACCCCAGAGCCAGGATTATCAGCTGCCGTCAACAAGCTATGTACCCCCTGGTACTAAGCCTACTAAGAGATTTGTTCT
It encodes the following:
- a CDS encoding copper chaperone PCu(A)C; translation: MKRATIAILIVVIIAAVAGGTILWSYLQTPSIEIHEPGFVMTPKAIAVYMMIHNHGFGSDCLLGADVEAPFKARGEIHQTVVEGGVASMKPVDKICIAGRSEVSLEPGGYHIMIMGNFTEDIKELTIVLHFQKSGDIRVRVPISSQQETHTH